Proteins encoded by one window of Cyclobacteriaceae bacterium:
- a CDS encoding prolyl oligopeptidase family serine peptidase, with amino-acid sequence MTKISILMSCLWISVTGFAQDYPEFSAHSFLSVNDTLPYRLLAPETLSSGQTYPLVIFLHGSGERGNDNQLNLKYITDLFLSAENRKNFPAFVLAPQCPKQERWAPGDWFTKISPPAETIMSLVDSLLSTHPIDAGRVYLMGLSMGGFGTWYMLTRFPDKFAAAIPICGGGDWNQASTIAHIPVWVFHGKKDEIVLPEQSRGMVKALKKAGGDPRYTEYKKVGHDSWVQAFQEPELLSWLFSKKIFVDP; translated from the coding sequence ATGACAAAAATATCAATTCTGATGAGTTGTTTGTGGATTTCTGTTACCGGATTTGCGCAAGATTATCCCGAGTTCTCTGCTCACTCATTTCTTTCCGTTAACGACACACTCCCCTACCGCCTCTTGGCTCCCGAAACATTATCATCAGGTCAAACTTATCCATTGGTCATTTTCCTTCATGGGTCGGGTGAACGCGGTAACGACAATCAACTCAATCTCAAATACATCACCGATCTGTTTCTTTCAGCCGAAAACAGAAAAAATTTTCCAGCCTTTGTGTTGGCACCACAATGTCCAAAACAAGAGCGATGGGCACCAGGGGATTGGTTTACAAAAATAAGTCCTCCCGCAGAAACAATAATGAGCCTTGTGGACTCTTTGCTCAGCACTCATCCGATTGATGCCGGGCGTGTTTACCTGATGGGACTATCAATGGGTGGATTTGGGACGTGGTACATGCTTACACGCTTCCCTGATAAATTTGCAGCGGCCATTCCGATTTGTGGTGGTGGCGATTGGAATCAGGCCAGTACCATTGCGCACATACCGGTGTGGGTGTTTCATGGAAAGAAAGATGAAATTGTACTGCCCGAGCAAAGTCGCGGCATGGTGAAGGCTTTGAAGAAAGCAGGAGGTGATCCACGCTACACCGAATACAAAAAAGTTGGCCATGATAGTTGGGTACAGGCGTTTCAGGAACCAGAATTGCTAAGCTGGCTCTTCAGTAAAAAAATATTTGTCGATCCATAA